In Porites lutea chromosome 1, jaPorLute2.1, whole genome shotgun sequence, a single genomic region encodes these proteins:
- the LOC140949194 gene encoding uncharacterized protein: protein MAIFTPENKVIALLQRHHNNFSEAHLFSKSGELLKSQILDPLGDSKSSLMCISSCHNGIFAVGFQGGLFLLLQEHELSVISLFQATGSAQVALWHGDYLLTVSYLTGIFSWWSTNGELFHEIRGGPTNSIIHLNWAIPGNALWVGGIMSLNYVSLNYNKEDKFEKKFPLSLDVRHTIKFLEVTGCGVAVNESNLVLAGDFTGNVCVWKKGETDPLFWTKYEAAIRCLTWNDGYAFIGCLDGELLRWLPGSDSSPSVALSCIGGIMTMAWSHDLTVLAIGLGTGNLCVYKFQQLNSSDPKEELNFQAHFIKVGVEKRAAEIWSVCWSPCGSLIATASEDQTTVVWKADTGQKMETLTGHTTAVTSVDWKKMSNGQLILATCADDRTVHIRDGTTFQMKHLLDTKDIHGWYTLTYLSLNPFGQWCLCSTQNGRLVLWDCMSGERLGCRKMHAGSIEGLVWNKDYSFCATVSSDCVVNMFRVNGKQCKL, encoded by the exons ATGGCAATTTTCACGCCCGAAAATAAAGTCATTGCCCTCCTACAAAGGCATCATAACAACTTCAGTGAGGCACACTTATTTTCAAAAAGTGGTGAATTGTTGAAATCTCAAATATTAGATCCACTTGGTGATTCAAAGTCGTCGCTGATGTGTATCTCATCTTGTCATAATGGAATTTTTGCTGTGGGATTCCAGGGTGGTCTGTTTCTACTCCTTCAGGAACATGAACTGTCAGTAATATCGCTATTTCAAGCCACAGGTTCTGCACAGGTTGCCCTGTGGCATGGTGATTATCTCCTTACTGTGTCATATCTGACTGGGATATTCTCCTGGTGGTCAACCAATGGGGAACTTTTCCATGAGATCCGTGGTGGTCCGACAAATTCTATAATTCACCTAAACTGGGCTATACCAGGAAATGCTTTGTGGGTGGGTGGAATCATGTCACTTAATTATGTCAGCCTAAATTATAACAAAGaggataaatttgaaaagaaatttcCTCTAAGCCTTGATGTCAGGCACACAATTAAGTTTCTTGAAGTCACTGGATGTGGTGTTGCAGTAAATGAATCAAATTTAGTCTTGGCAGGAGACTTTACTGGAAATGTTTGCGTGTGGAAGAAGGGAGAAACAGATCCCCTCTTTTGGACAAAGTATGAAGCTGCCATAAGATGCCTTACTTGGAACGATGGCTATGCTTTCATTGGATGCTTAGATGGTGAACTTCTAAGATGGCTCCCTGGAAGTGACTCCTCTCCAAGTGTGGCTTTGTCTTGTATTGGTGGCATAATGACCATGGCCTGGTCACATGACCTAACTGTCTTAGCTATTGGTTTGGGCACAGGAAATTTATGTGTCTACAAGTTTCAGCAGCTTAATTCATCTGATCCTAAAGAGGAGCTCAATTTTCAAGCTCATTTCATCAAGGTGGGAGTGGAGAAGAGAGCAGCTGAGATCTGGAGTGTTTGTTGGAGTCCCTGTGGTTCCTTGATTGCGACAGCCTCTGAGGATCAGACCACTGTTGTGTGGAAGGCTGACACTG GACAGAAAATGGAAACTCTGACTGGTCATACAACAGCAGTGACATCAGTAGACTGGAAGAAAATGTCCAATGGACAGCTGATATTGGCGACTTGTGCTGATGACAGGACAGTTCATATCAGAGATGGGACAACATTCCAAATGAAGCATTTGCTGGACACTAAAGACATTCATGGCTGGTACACACTAACTTACTTGAGCCTCAATCCTTTTGGACAGTGGTGTCTCTGCTCAACACAGAATGGCCGCTTGGTACTATGGGATTGCATGTCTGGCGAAAGGCTCGGGTGCAGGAAAATGCATGCTGGGTCTATTGAAGGATTAGTGTGGAATAAGGATTACAGTTTCTGCGCTACTGTTAGTTCTGATTGTGTAGTGAATATGTTCCGCGTGAATGGAAAACAATGCAAGTTGTGA